One stretch of Bremerella cremea DNA includes these proteins:
- a CDS encoding trans-sulfuration enzyme family protein, whose translation MKFRTKAIHVGNKKDPQTGAVVPPIHVASTFVQPGAGEWGEFDYSRSGNPTRKNLETTLAQLEGGCGALAFASGMAATHCASMLLEAGDHVVAGTDIYGGTYRLLHKITQKNGVEVTLADSTDLEKLEEAIRPNTKLMWVESPGNPLMSITDLAACAEIAKKHGILLGVDSTFATPVLTRPLELGVDIVQHSVTKYLAGHSDVLGGALVVKDKELFDRLYFIQNATGAVLDPFQSFLASRGIKTLELRVREQCRSAEVVAKYLNAHPKVTRVLYPGLATHPGHDIAARQMQGGFGAMMSFEVVGGFAAAKTVVEGTKLFQLAVSLGAVESLIEQPASMSHASYDREARLAHGIKDELIRISVGLEDPEDLTTDLGQVLAQI comes from the coding sequence ATGAAGTTTCGCACCAAGGCTATTCATGTCGGTAACAAGAAGGACCCGCAAACCGGGGCCGTTGTTCCGCCGATTCATGTTGCTTCCACCTTTGTTCAACCGGGGGCCGGGGAATGGGGCGAGTTCGATTACTCGCGCAGCGGCAACCCGACGCGGAAGAACCTGGAAACCACCCTGGCCCAGCTAGAAGGGGGCTGCGGAGCTTTGGCGTTTGCTTCCGGCATGGCGGCAACACATTGTGCTTCGATGCTGTTGGAAGCTGGCGACCATGTAGTTGCTGGTACCGATATCTATGGTGGCACTTACCGTCTGCTGCACAAGATCACGCAGAAGAACGGCGTAGAAGTCACGTTGGCCGATTCGACGGACCTCGAAAAGTTGGAAGAGGCCATTCGTCCGAACACCAAGCTGATGTGGGTAGAAAGCCCCGGCAATCCGCTGATGTCGATCACCGATCTCGCGGCATGTGCTGAGATTGCCAAAAAGCACGGTATTTTGCTGGGTGTGGATAGCACCTTCGCCACGCCTGTGCTGACGCGACCGCTTGAGTTGGGGGTTGATATCGTCCAGCACTCGGTCACCAAGTACTTGGCCGGGCACAGCGATGTGTTGGGAGGGGCGTTGGTGGTGAAGGATAAGGAACTGTTCGATCGCTTGTACTTCATTCAAAACGCCACCGGTGCTGTGCTTGATCCGTTTCAAAGTTTTCTCGCTTCGCGTGGGATCAAAACGTTAGAACTGCGCGTGCGGGAACAATGTCGATCGGCCGAGGTCGTGGCGAAATACCTGAACGCGCATCCCAAGGTCACCCGCGTTCTGTATCCCGGCTTGGCAACCCATCCTGGGCACGATATCGCCGCCCGGCAGATGCAAGGCGGTTTCGGGGCGATGATGAGCTTTGAGGTAGTTGGCGGTTTCGCGGCTGCGAAGACAGTGGTCGAAGGAACGAAGCTGTTCCAATTGGCGGTTAGTTTGGGCGCAGTCGAATCGTTGATTGAACAGCCAGCATCGATGTCGCATGCCAGCTACGATCGCGAAGCCCGCTTGGCCCATGGGATTAAGGACGAACTGATCCGCATCTCGGTTGGCTTGGAAGATCCCGAGGATCTGACGACCGACCTGGGGCAAGTACTTGCTCAGATCTAA
- a CDS encoding trans-sulfuration enzyme family protein, whose translation MSVAPEQKANRGLSTTAVQGGEARMKPGNSITDPIFCASTYTFDDTDSVIRYIEEKQVREEYGRYGNPGEKTAEAKLAAIEGGESAVLYSCGMAAFVGLLMAKVSSGDEVVFFDECYHRSREFCGKHLARFGVETKTVKTGDYEAMENAIGPNTKLLISESPTNPHLSCIDLEKFAAIGKKHGVETLIDATLATPYNLRPLDYGIDYVLHSATKYLAGHNDLLAGVIIGSEEKLESVRQLRGVMGGINAPHNCYLLLRGLKTFSLRMERHNANGLAVAQFLEAHPKVEKVYYPGLPSHPYYEIAQQTMRGYGGLVTFLVKDADWRKTANVVDGAKIFKIAPSLGGVESLIEQPLVMSYYQQTPENRAKFGIYDNMIRIACGIEDTDDLIADLKQALDNA comes from the coding sequence ATGTCAGTGGCTCCTGAACAAAAAGCAAACCGTGGCCTGTCGACGACTGCCGTTCAAGGTGGCGAAGCCCGGATGAAGCCTGGTAATTCGATCACCGACCCGATCTTCTGTGCTTCGACTTATACCTTCGACGATACCGATTCGGTCATCCGCTATATCGAAGAGAAGCAGGTTCGCGAAGAGTACGGCCGTTATGGCAACCCCGGCGAAAAGACCGCCGAAGCGAAGCTGGCCGCCATCGAAGGAGGGGAATCCGCCGTTCTCTATTCCTGTGGCATGGCCGCGTTCGTCGGGCTGCTGATGGCCAAGGTTAGCTCGGGGGACGAAGTCGTTTTCTTCGACGAATGTTACCATCGCAGCCGCGAGTTCTGTGGCAAACATCTCGCTCGTTTCGGGGTTGAAACCAAAACGGTGAAGACCGGCGACTACGAAGCGATGGAAAACGCGATCGGCCCGAACACGAAGCTGCTGATCAGCGAATCGCCGACCAATCCCCACCTGAGCTGTATCGATCTGGAAAAGTTTGCCGCAATAGGCAAGAAGCATGGGGTCGAAACGCTGATCGATGCGACATTGGCCACGCCGTACAACTTGCGTCCCCTCGATTACGGAATCGATTATGTGCTGCACTCGGCCACCAAGTATCTGGCCGGTCATAACGATTTGCTGGCTGGTGTCATCATCGGCAGCGAAGAGAAGCTCGAATCGGTTCGCCAACTGCGGGGCGTGATGGGGGGCATCAATGCTCCGCATAATTGTTACTTGCTGCTTCGCGGCCTGAAGACATTCAGCCTGCGGATGGAACGGCACAACGCGAACGGCCTGGCGGTTGCCCAATTTCTGGAAGCGCACCCGAAGGTCGAGAAGGTTTACTACCCTGGGCTGCCTTCGCACCCGTATTACGAAATCGCCCAGCAAACGATGCGTGGTTACGGCGGGCTGGTCACCTTTTTGGTCAAGGATGCCGACTGGCGGAAGACGGCCAACGTGGTCGACGGGGCGAAGATTTTTAAGATCGCGCCCAGCTTGGGTGGGGTAGAATCGTTGATCGAGCAGCCCCTGGTGATGAGCTACTACCAGCAAACGCCGGAGAACCGAGCCAAGTTCGGCATCTACGACAACATGATCCGCATTGCCTGCGGCATTGAAGACACGGACGATTTGATCGCCGACTTGAAGCAAGCGTTAGACAACGCCTAG
- a CDS encoding redoxin family protein codes for MTINLRVVDEGGQPIADAQAVVAKWTSNLEPMGDYQASDKNGQAELAFPYSDNYFYLIIQRESMAPTSVYLHLDRKTTFKDIEVTLRTAAQSFVTLTANGQPVVDAEFSSLEFTENNGERVVWRKEMARVMGIPWPQSDATGKLPFPPVPQDAIVDFKVIHPKYQQIRQEGIRARAGAIAAIELFPGVPVVVDLQMPSKPETHLPNGTRVYVQMLSPESSRGTETISHPFLVSDGKLTFTANRVSYNVLKITTDKFFVSPTFYHLADIPNPKLDLRNASDLSLQVNLLPKLKARGRVVGPDGNGIKGITVYANFPNTDPSQKTANSANEEAPLPDLSPGTWTSASYGQTDAEGYYELEAPAGPVCVEAIGQGHFSDPHAIRFAWSGNHYDVFPNYVMYRIPKIRGKVIDQAGNPCPGILTRIRHEGRGDADPVAFTNEKGEFELKLSRIPYSTQGSHLETNLSVLAFDPSSNQAGLAQFNVKDEVLSKSLVVQLADKPAGWVLDPFPAAQSQEIDPLVIEEIETNKKKYAPGLPGNSVPEMQDGTWLNTDAKSLEDFRGKYVLLDFWFIGCGPCERDLPSVHAAHQAYQNLGFTVVSMHISGQPVEAVREYAEKHGMDYPIFVDGAKETVTHAFRELGVEGFPMYILLDPAGKIIHNDMMSVDHSLRMEKLELIHEAIHSGRESANAMQ; via the coding sequence GTGACCATCAATCTGCGCGTGGTGGATGAAGGGGGCCAACCAATTGCTGACGCCCAAGCGGTTGTTGCGAAATGGACCAGTAACTTGGAGCCTATGGGCGATTACCAAGCAAGCGATAAAAACGGCCAAGCAGAGTTGGCGTTTCCTTATTCTGACAACTACTTCTATTTGATCATTCAAAGAGAATCGATGGCGCCGACATCGGTCTATTTGCACTTAGACCGAAAAACTACCTTCAAAGACATCGAAGTCACCCTGCGAACGGCAGCTCAAAGTTTCGTTACCTTAACCGCAAACGGCCAGCCGGTGGTTGACGCCGAATTCTCTTCGCTTGAATTCACTGAAAACAACGGCGAGAGAGTCGTTTGGAGGAAAGAAATGGCTCGCGTCATGGGTATTCCCTGGCCGCAAAGTGATGCTACAGGCAAGCTCCCCTTTCCGCCGGTGCCGCAAGATGCAATCGTTGATTTCAAGGTGATTCACCCAAAATACCAACAGATCCGCCAGGAAGGCATACGAGCACGCGCCGGAGCAATCGCCGCCATCGAACTTTTCCCGGGCGTTCCTGTAGTTGTCGACCTTCAAATGCCCAGCAAGCCAGAGACTCATCTGCCCAACGGCACACGCGTCTATGTTCAGATGCTCTCTCCGGAATCATCTCGTGGAACCGAGACGATTAGCCATCCTTTTTTGGTAAGCGATGGCAAGCTCACGTTTACCGCCAACCGGGTCTCTTATAACGTTTTGAAGATCACCACCGACAAATTTTTTGTCAGTCCGACCTTCTATCACTTGGCAGACATTCCCAACCCGAAACTCGATCTGAGAAACGCGAGCGACTTATCACTTCAAGTCAATTTGCTCCCTAAGCTCAAAGCCCGTGGCCGGGTAGTTGGGCCGGACGGTAACGGCATCAAGGGAATTACGGTTTATGCGAACTTCCCCAATACAGATCCTTCCCAGAAAACCGCCAACTCCGCAAACGAAGAAGCTCCATTACCCGACCTTTCCCCAGGGACTTGGACTTCCGCTAGTTATGGCCAAACCGACGCAGAGGGATATTACGAACTGGAGGCCCCGGCAGGCCCGGTATGCGTGGAAGCCATTGGGCAAGGGCACTTTTCCGATCCCCATGCAATCCGTTTCGCCTGGTCTGGCAATCATTACGACGTGTTCCCCAACTACGTAATGTATCGCATTCCTAAGATACGCGGAAAAGTGATCGACCAAGCTGGCAACCCCTGCCCTGGCATCCTCACTCGCATACGCCACGAGGGACGGGGCGATGCGGACCCCGTGGCATTTACCAATGAGAAAGGAGAATTCGAACTTAAGCTGTCACGAATCCCCTATTCCACGCAAGGGTCTCACTTGGAAACGAACCTAAGTGTATTGGCGTTCGATCCTTCCAGTAATCAAGCAGGCCTGGCCCAGTTTAACGTCAAGGACGAAGTGTTATCGAAATCGCTTGTCGTCCAGCTTGCCGATAAACCAGCCGGTTGGGTGCTCGATCCTTTCCCAGCCGCCCAATCTCAAGAAATCGACCCACTTGTGATCGAAGAGATCGAGACCAACAAAAAGAAATACGCCCCAGGTCTACCAGGGAACTCTGTACCTGAAATGCAAGACGGAACGTGGCTCAATACCGACGCCAAAAGCCTGGAAGATTTCCGAGGCAAATATGTCTTGCTCGACTTCTGGTTTATCGGCTGCGGCCCCTGCGAACGGGACTTGCCTAGCGTTCATGCTGCCCATCAGGCCTATCAAAACCTTGGCTTCACCGTCGTCTCGATGCACATCAGCGGGCAACCCGTCGAAGCGGTTCGCGAGTATGCCGAGAAACACGGCATGGATTATCCCATCTTCGTCGACGGGGCCAAGGAAACGGTCACACACGCGTTCCGTGAACTAGGGGTTGAGGGATTCCCGATGTATATCTTGCTTGATCCGGCAGGCAAGATCATTCACAACGATATGATGTCCGTCGACCACTCTCTCCGGATGGAAAAACTGGAACTGATTCACGAGGCGATCCATTCCGGTCGCGAATCAGCGAACGCGATGCAATGA
- a CDS encoding NAD-dependent malic enzyme, whose translation MMETASQFTILNDPNRNRGTAFTEQERAQLGLEGLLPWGVDTLERQIERILGHLDSKPSDIERYVYLQELVERNATLFYATLMRDPARFVPIVYDPTIADACLSYGHIYRRPQGMYLNKNMKDRFAQVLANWPGKEVRFICVTSGGRILGLGDIGLNGAPIPIGKLQLYTACAGVPPEVLLPIHLDIGTTNAALRADPLYLGLRETTPSEDEIDSIVDAFVEAANEVFPGVCVHFEDWRGTDAIRLLKRYQDKYLVYNDDIQGTASVTLAGLITALQIKREKLTDQRILFAGAGSAGIGIANMIVEAMKMQGLSEADARAKIAMFDVDGLLTKKRENLSPSQQAYAHDQEDTTDLEEAVKEVRPTILIGVSTIGGLFTEGVIKTMYAQCDRPVIFPLSNPTDHAEATAEQIYTWTEGKALVAAGVQFPDTTIGGRTFHPGQANNFYIFPAVGMAVYATKPKRINDAMFIAAAHGSADQVDQFEREHGMLFPRQDSILETEITTATRVAEFIFDQGEATVERPKNIRAWIEAMVYSPTY comes from the coding sequence ATGATGGAAACCGCAAGCCAATTCACAATTCTGAACGACCCAAACCGTAATCGTGGGACCGCGTTTACCGAACAGGAGCGTGCCCAACTGGGGCTCGAAGGGTTGCTGCCTTGGGGAGTCGATACGTTAGAGCGGCAGATTGAACGGATACTCGGACATCTCGACTCGAAGCCGTCCGATATCGAACGGTATGTTTACCTGCAAGAGTTGGTCGAGCGTAATGCAACGCTGTTCTATGCCACGCTGATGCGCGATCCGGCTCGCTTCGTGCCCATTGTATACGATCCGACGATCGCAGACGCATGCCTTTCGTATGGCCACATTTATCGCCGGCCACAAGGAATGTACCTGAACAAAAACATGAAGGATCGTTTCGCTCAAGTGCTGGCCAACTGGCCTGGCAAAGAGGTCCGCTTTATCTGCGTGACAAGTGGGGGCCGTATTTTAGGACTGGGCGATATTGGCCTGAACGGTGCGCCGATTCCGATTGGCAAATTGCAACTCTACACCGCTTGTGCTGGGGTTCCTCCGGAAGTGTTGTTGCCGATTCATCTCGATATTGGCACCACCAATGCCGCGCTACGGGCCGATCCGCTGTACCTCGGCCTGCGAGAAACGACACCGTCCGAGGACGAGATCGATTCCATTGTCGATGCGTTCGTGGAAGCGGCGAACGAAGTCTTCCCGGGTGTCTGCGTTCACTTCGAAGACTGGAGGGGAACCGACGCCATTCGATTGCTCAAGCGTTATCAAGACAAATACCTGGTCTACAACGACGACATTCAAGGGACCGCCAGCGTGACGTTGGCCGGGCTGATCACCGCGCTGCAAATCAAACGCGAAAAGCTAACCGATCAGCGGATACTTTTCGCTGGGGCTGGCTCGGCAGGCATTGGTATTGCCAACATGATTGTCGAAGCGATGAAAATGCAAGGGCTCAGCGAAGCAGACGCTCGGGCGAAGATTGCTATGTTCGATGTCGATGGGCTGCTGACCAAGAAGCGAGAAAATTTAAGTCCTTCGCAGCAAGCTTATGCGCATGATCAGGAAGACACCACCGATTTGGAAGAGGCCGTCAAAGAGGTGCGACCGACGATTCTGATTGGTGTGAGCACCATCGGCGGGCTGTTCACAGAAGGAGTCATCAAGACGATGTACGCTCAGTGCGATCGTCCGGTGATCTTCCCCTTAAGCAATCCCACCGATCACGCCGAAGCTACCGCCGAGCAGATTTATACCTGGACGGAAGGCAAAGCCCTGGTAGCCGCCGGGGTGCAGTTCCCCGACACCACGATCGGCGGGAGGACATTCCACCCGGGGCAGGCCAACAACTTCTATATCTTCCCGGCTGTCGGCATGGCCGTTTATGCGACCAAGCCGAAACGAATTAATGACGCCATGTTCATTGCCGCCGCCCACGGCAGCGCCGATCAGGTGGACCAATTCGAGCGTGAGCACGGGATGCTCTTCCCGCGGCAAGATTCGATTCTGGAAACCGAAATCACCACCGCAACCCGCGTGGCAGAGTTCATCTTCGACCAAGGGGAAGCGACCGTCGAAAGGCCAAAGAATATTCGGGCGTGGATTGAAGCTATGGTTTATAGTCCGACGTATTGA
- a CDS encoding CAP domain-containing protein → MTRFPLALLLTAVFSSCLLAAPETGDQTPQKETETNKVEAKPSDDTQKPEEEFLHKHPTLVKMWKHSNEIRARYQLHAQRISPELTKAAQDHAWYMARTGQFSHSVNGGFVARARRHAYPGSPYGEIILYGANGISDTFNGWLNSPGHRAILLSGAREVGYGYAVGRDGRTYWVGVFGN, encoded by the coding sequence ATGACCCGATTTCCCCTCGCCTTGTTGTTGACCGCCGTTTTCAGTTCCTGCTTGCTCGCCGCCCCAGAAACGGGCGACCAGACTCCCCAAAAGGAAACGGAAACCAACAAGGTCGAAGCCAAGCCGTCGGATGATACCCAGAAGCCCGAAGAGGAGTTTCTGCACAAGCATCCGACTCTGGTGAAGATGTGGAAGCACTCTAACGAGATCCGCGCCCGTTACCAATTGCACGCTCAGCGGATCAGTCCCGAACTCACCAAGGCTGCTCAGGACCACGCTTGGTACATGGCCCGCACCGGACAGTTCAGTCACTCGGTCAACGGTGGCTTCGTCGCCCGCGCCCGACGTCACGCCTATCCTGGTTCCCCCTACGGCGAAATCATCCTCTACGGAGCCAACGGCATCTCCGATACGTTCAACGGTTGGCTCAACAGCCCTGGCCACCGTGCGATCCTACTAAGCGGTGCCCGCGAAGTTGGCTACGGTTACGCCGTCGGCCGCGATGGCCGCACGTATTGGGTGGGGGTATTTGGTAACTAA
- a CDS encoding TA system antitoxin ParD family protein, protein MSEPIQLSDALVNEARATGAMAERSLASQIELWAQLGKVIEPLLYGDPSLPRKEQEDVQSLAHALSSVDSPQGQASLQAYLAKLSFPHYEPTNNPDLLIRIEEDGSRTTGGFVNGKFVAFEQRLEEQE, encoded by the coding sequence ATGAGTGAACCGATCCAGCTTTCTGACGCATTAGTAAACGAAGCCCGCGCGACAGGTGCGATGGCCGAGCGATCGCTTGCTAGCCAGATAGAATTATGGGCACAGCTAGGTAAAGTAATTGAACCTTTGCTTTACGGCGATCCGTCGCTTCCACGCAAAGAGCAGGAAGATGTTCAATCCCTTGCGCATGCATTGTCCTCGGTAGACAGTCCCCAAGGACAAGCGAGCCTACAAGCTTATCTTGCCAAACTCTCTTTTCCCCATTACGAGCCGACCAATAATCCCGATCTTCTAATCCGTATAGAAGAAGATGGCTCGCGAACCACAGGTGGGTTCGTCAACGGAAAGTTTGTGGCCTTTGAACAACGACTTGAAGAACAAGAGTAG
- a CDS encoding zeta toxin family protein, which yields MSEPHRLQLGQPPHLLAIAGPNGAGKTTFYHSFIADTGFRLVNADVLAKQLGLTPYAAANVAAGIRKQLVKRKESFAFETVFSDPAGEKVQFLIDAAEAGYDVTLCFIGLASAKLSETRVAMRVSQGGHDIPADKLKARYPRTMKNLKQAIEKLERVIVYDQSDLQNPFRCLARFEQGQPVFLAQSLPSWFLSANR from the coding sequence GTGAGCGAACCTCACCGACTGCAGCTTGGCCAACCGCCTCACTTACTTGCGATTGCTGGTCCCAATGGAGCAGGTAAAACAACCTTCTACCATTCCTTTATTGCTGATACAGGTTTTCGCCTGGTCAACGCGGACGTCCTTGCCAAGCAACTAGGGCTTACTCCTTATGCTGCAGCCAACGTTGCTGCAGGAATTCGTAAGCAGCTAGTTAAACGAAAGGAAAGTTTCGCCTTTGAAACCGTATTCTCTGACCCTGCAGGCGAAAAAGTCCAATTTCTAATTGACGCAGCCGAAGCTGGTTATGACGTAACTCTATGCTTCATTGGACTTGCTTCCGCAAAACTATCCGAGACAAGAGTTGCCATGCGGGTTTCACAAGGTGGTCATGATATTCCAGCAGACAAATTAAAAGCCCGTTACCCCCGAACCATGAAAAACTTAAAACAGGCTATTGAAAAACTTGAACGCGTTATCGTTTATGATCAAAGTGACCTTCAAAATCCGTTTCGTTGTTTAGCCCGTTTTGAACAAGGGCAACCGGTTTTTCTGGCTCAATCACTTCCAAGCTGGTTCTTATCAGCAAATCGGTAA
- a CDS encoding DUF2293 domain-containing protein, with product MPQPAYSPGPQDRTVRDAAGNVHAVPADWELLPPGDAGLTRRVKAAGKHMVVQEKKGRRMFSRGVWAPAATIRQVEAGLAAERSTDAYAKRQQAAAAKREKVQEEYVEDFFGAVVKFLDFHPDFDVLAHRFAKAVTKHATPVGSGTVARTQRIPIERRAESAVIAWMRHQTTAYDTMTIPRVKGKRREVRRMLAQRSKELLQRYRQGHEIPATCPLRVALGQKARA from the coding sequence ATGCCCCAACCTGCTTATTCGCCAGGTCCGCAGGACCGCACGGTACGGGATGCTGCCGGCAACGTACATGCCGTGCCTGCCGATTGGGAATTACTTCCGCCTGGCGACGCTGGGCTGACTCGCCGCGTAAAAGCAGCAGGCAAGCACATGGTGGTGCAAGAGAAAAAAGGACGGCGCATGTTTTCGCGCGGCGTCTGGGCGCCTGCTGCCACAATCCGGCAAGTCGAGGCCGGCTTAGCCGCTGAACGCTCGACCGATGCCTATGCCAAACGTCAGCAAGCCGCTGCCGCCAAGCGAGAAAAGGTGCAGGAAGAATACGTCGAGGACTTCTTCGGTGCCGTGGTCAAGTTCCTTGATTTTCATCCCGACTTCGACGTTCTCGCCCACCGTTTCGCGAAGGCCGTCACCAAGCACGCCACGCCGGTTGGTAGTGGCACCGTCGCCCGAACGCAACGAATCCCCATCGAGCGCCGGGCTGAGTCGGCTGTGATTGCCTGGATGCGGCATCAAACGACCGCCTACGACACCATGACAATCCCGCGCGTCAAAGGCAAACGCCGCGAAGTCCGCCGTATGCTGGCCCAACGCTCTAAAGAACTGCTGCAACGTTACCGCCAAGGTCACGAAATCCCCGCGACCTGCCCCCTCCGCGTGGCCTTAGGACAGAAAGCCCGCGCGTAG